The sequence CACCTTCTGCAACAGCGGGTACGCGTCCTGCTGGTTGCTCTTCACGTAGACCGGCTCCACGTAGAGCATGCCGTCGGCAAAGGGCAACGAGAGCAGGTTGCCGTACTGGACCTGCGCCTGGTTGCTGGAGAGCAGGTTCAGCTGCTGCCGGATGTTCGCGTTGTTGGTCATCTGCTGGTGCACCTGCACCGGGCCGGAGATCCGGGTCTGATCCGGCAACTCCAGCACCTCCAGCCGGGGCTTCCCCTCGACGTACGACCCCGAGATCAGCGCGGCGAGGTTCTGCCGGCCGTTCGGGGTGACCGCCGAGGTGAGCTGGAACCGGGGGCTCTCCTGCCCCGGGAACTGGGTGAACAGGTAGTACGGAGGCTGCTTCTGGCCGCTGTCCGGCGCGTCCGGCACGTTCGGCACCTGCCAGAAGTCCTGCGCGGAGTAGAAGTCGCCCGGGTTGGTCACGTGGAACTTGGTGAGCAGGTTGCGCTGCACCTTGAACATGTCCGCCGGGTAGCGCAGGTGCTCGGTCAGCTCGACCGGGATCTCCGCCTTCGGCAGCACCAGGTCACCGCCGAACGCCTTGTTCCACGCCTTGAGCACCGGGTCGGTGTCGTCGTACTCGTAGAGCTTCACAGTGCCGTCGTACGCGTCGACTGTGGCCTTCACCGAGTTCCGCATGTAGTTGACGTCTTCCCGGGCCAGCTGGAACGTGCCCCGGTTGGTCAACTCGTCGGTGGTCTCGGTCTGCAGATTGACCTTCTCGGCGTACGGGTAGGAGGCCGCCGTGGTGTAGCCGTCCACGATCCACTGCACCCGACCGTCGACCACCGCCGGGTACGGGTCGCCGTCCAGGGTGAGGAACGGCGCGACCTTCTCCACCCGGTCGCGCGGGTTACGCACGTAGAGCAGCTTCGAGTCCTTGTTGACCGCCTCGGAGAGCAGGAAGTTCGACTCCTGCTCCTTGATGGCGTACAGCAGTCGCCGGGTGAAGGAGCCGATCTCCACGCCGCCCTCACCGGTGTAGGTGTAGGACTCGCCGCCGCCCTCACCGACCGGCCTGTCGAACTCGGCCTTCTTGTTCGGGTCGGACTGCCCGACGATGGCGTAGTCGTCCGCGGCCATCCGCTCGCCGTAGTAGATACGCGGCTGCTTGGCCGGGATCTGCTCGGTCTGCGAGGAGCACGCCTCCTGGGTCTTCTCACCGAGGAAGCCGGAGACGAAGAACGGCTGACCGCCGCAGACCACCTGGTTGGCCGGGGCGGCCACCAGCCCGTACCCGTGGGTGTAGACGGTGTGCCGGTTGATCCAGGTGTTCTGCTGGTCGGTCAACTCGCCATAGTTGATCTCCCGGACGCCAACCACGTAGTCGGAGACCTTGCCGTTCACCCCGTACCTGTCGATGTCCAGCTTCGGGCCGAAGTCGTAGAAGCCACGCACCTGCTGGAGCTGGGTGTACGTCTCGCTGACCAGCTGCGGGTCGAGCAGCCGCACGTTCGACACCACCGAGGTGTCGGTGGCCAGGTTCGCCGGTGGGGTGAGGTTGTTCGCCGCGTACGGGGTCGTCTCGGTGGCCCCCAACCCGAACGCCGCCCGCGTCGCGTCGATGCTGCGCTGGATGTACGGCGCTTCCTTGTCCTTGGCGCTCGGCTTGACCTCGAAGGTCTGCACCGCCCAGGGGTAGATGCCGCCGATGGCCACCGCGGACACGCCGAGCAGCGCCAGCGAGATCCCCGGCCAGACCAGGTTCCGCATCCAGGCGTTGGAGAACACGAGGATCGCGATCGCCACCACGATCGAGATGTAGGCGAGGATCTCCTTCGCCGGCAGCAGCGCGTTGACGTCGGCGTAGCCGGCACCGTACAACTTGGCGCCCTCGTTGTACTCCAGCAGCATGGCCCGCCGGTCCAACACGTACGCGATGGCCTTCAACAGCACGAAGACCGCGACCAGGGTGCTCAGGTGCGCGCGGGCCGCGTTGCTCATCCGGTCGCCGACGCCCTGGAGGCGGACCCCGCCGAAGAGGTAGTGCACCGCCAGCGCGCCGATCACGGCCAGCACCACAGCGGTGAACGCCACCCCGAGCAGGTAACGCCAGAACGGCAACTGGAAGACGTAGAAGCCGATGTCGACCCCGAACTCCGGGTCCTTGATGCCGAAGTCACCGCCGTTGCGGAAGAGCAGCCACTGGTTCCACCGGTTCTGCGCGGAGAGACCGGCGAAGAGCCCGACCACCGCGGCGGTCAGCGAGATCCAGGTGCCGAGACGCGGGCTGAGCACCATCCGGTAGCGCTCCAGGGTCGCCTGCTCCACCGAGTGCGGACGCAGGCGCGGGCGCAACCGGTAGGCCAGCCACAGGTTGCCACCGACTATCACCGCCATGCCGAGGCCGACGGCGAGGAAGAGCATCAACCGGGTCAGCAGGACACCGGTGAAGACCTCGGT comes from Micromonospora vinacea and encodes:
- a CDS encoding UPF0182 family membrane protein; amino-acid sequence: MRSSSPLPRMSRRGRVTIAVLVGVFVLFTLLGWGVQAWTDWLWFDEVRYTEVFTGVLLTRLMLFLAVGLGMAVIVGGNLWLAYRLRPRLRPHSVEQATLERYRMVLSPRLGTWISLTAAVVGLFAGLSAQNRWNQWLLFRNGGDFGIKDPEFGVDIGFYVFQLPFWRYLLGVAFTAVVLAVIGALAVHYLFGGVRLQGVGDRMSNAARAHLSTLVAVFVLLKAIAYVLDRRAMLLEYNEGAKLYGAGYADVNALLPAKEILAYISIVVAIAILVFSNAWMRNLVWPGISLALLGVSAVAIGGIYPWAVQTFEVKPSAKDKEAPYIQRSIDATRAAFGLGATETTPYAANNLTPPANLATDTSVVSNVRLLDPQLVSETYTQLQQVRGFYDFGPKLDIDRYGVNGKVSDYVVGVREINYGELTDQQNTWINRHTVYTHGYGLVAAPANQVVCGGQPFFVSGFLGEKTQEACSSQTEQIPAKQPRIYYGERMAADDYAIVGQSDPNKKAEFDRPVGEGGGESYTYTGEGGVEIGSFTRRLLYAIKEQESNFLLSEAVNKDSKLLYVRNPRDRVEKVAPFLTLDGDPYPAVVDGRVQWIVDGYTTAASYPYAEKVNLQTETTDELTNRGTFQLAREDVNYMRNSVKATVDAYDGTVKLYEYDDTDPVLKAWNKAFGGDLVLPKAEIPVELTEHLRYPADMFKVQRNLLTKFHVTNPGDFYSAQDFWQVPNVPDAPDSGQKQPPYYLFTQFPGQESPRFQLTSAVTPNGRQNLAALISGSYVEGKPRLEVLELPDQTRISGPVQVHQQMTNNANIRQQLNLLSSNQAQVQYGNLLSLPFADGMLYVEPVYVKSNQQDAYPLLQKVLLSYGDGGSFVALADNINDGIKQLVEQGKKAGQGTSPPPTTGGNPTTPTPTPSGTATPAPTATPSPGTPPPAGDLAAAADRVQTAITEVRAAQTSGDFERYGRALKALDEALTAFQQAQQAAGGPGASPSAGG